In one window of Gossypium hirsutum isolate 1008001.06 chromosome A01, Gossypium_hirsutum_v2.1, whole genome shotgun sequence DNA:
- the LOC121216951 gene encoding spindle pole body component 110-like, with protein MKTLAEGSTSTLEYKGWFSRRINDNVPRPTLEVARSLEESLRVIPSELEVMKQELERKNSELEKRIEKLEEEKMCLSLDVDVQKMEVEKVKKEKRKVEEDRDDLKTHYKKAQASLDKIEKIKHNIGELEAALQGCELRMEQLEAREEKRKGELHHLQNQVGDRDHVMGEALV; from the exons ATGAAGACCTTAGCTGAGGGCTCGACGTCAACCCTTGAGTATAAAGGGTGGTTTAGTAGGAGAATCAATGATAATGTCCCTAGGCCAACCTTGGAAGTGGCTCGATCATTAGAGGAGAGCTTACGAGTGATCCCATCAGAGTTGGAAGTTATGAAGCAAGAGCTCGAGAGAAAGAATTCGGAGCTGGAAAAGAGGATTGAGAAGCTCGAAGAGGAGAAAATGTGCTTGAGTCTCGATGTTGACGTTCAAAAGATGGAAGTCGAgaaggtgaaaaaggaaaaaagaaaggtcgaggaagatcgagatgactTAAAGACACATTATAAGAAGGCCCAG GCAAGCTTGGACAAGATCGAGAAAATTAAGCACAACATTGGAGAGTTGGAAGCAGCACTACAGGGCTGTGAGCTACGGATGGAGCAGCTTGAGGCAAGAGAGGAAAAGAGGAAGGGAGAACTTCACCATCTTCAGAATCAAGTGGGAGATAGAGATCATGTCATGGGAGAGGCCCTAGtttag